In Leptospira harrisiae, a genomic segment contains:
- a CDS encoding methyl-accepting chemotaxis protein: protein MKWIHDLKIRVKLLLAFMVTILLMIVVAGASFYSARQILASLHTVFEDRVVPISQIKEVSDAYLIGIIDSANKVRAKKITVEEALESIRESETKADTVWKVYLGTYLVPEEKAIIDQMEKEFPPLKAGVKQLRVLLETRNEVELEKFVTVDMYPIFEPLTHHLDDLIRVQLKVAKEEYHKSEAQFKSSLAIVTAVVAIAFVLVFVIAIFFSDSIAAPMKKIVEVAQMVSIGDLDVNLETKHKTHSNTKHLEGNEIQQLSQAFMELVSFIKERAEHLERIANSDLSADVTLKSERDQLGLSLRRMLVNLSDVVEKLYFTSQEVDLGAQQLADASTSLSEAASEQASAVEEISATLTEIGNSFLANAENAERMTEFSESTAKQALEGNSKMKDLVSAMGEISNSFDQISKINKVINDIAFQTNILALNAAVEAARAGQHGKGFAVVAEEVRNLAQKSASAADETTLLIESSMKKVKLGNDATEKTAEVLGKISDSAENVSNLTKDLALSIHEQKSAVLQITQGIDQVTTVTSTTAASAEEVAASSETLKRQVEIMRSVIMSFKLKEEGSKSTALTRVERPRIIL from the coding sequence ATGAAATGGATTCATGATCTTAAAATTCGAGTCAAATTACTTTTGGCCTTTATGGTAACCATTCTATTGATGATTGTTGTTGCTGGTGCCAGCTTCTATTCAGCACGACAAATTTTAGCTTCACTCCACACAGTGTTTGAAGATCGAGTTGTTCCGATTAGCCAAATCAAAGAAGTATCGGATGCTTATTTGATTGGAATTATTGATTCAGCCAACAAAGTTCGTGCCAAAAAAATCACAGTCGAAGAAGCACTTGAGTCAATTAGAGAATCAGAAACTAAAGCTGATACCGTTTGGAAGGTCTATTTGGGAACGTATCTTGTTCCAGAAGAAAAAGCGATCATTGATCAGATGGAAAAAGAATTTCCACCACTTAAGGCAGGTGTCAAACAACTCCGAGTCTTATTAGAAACAAGAAACGAGGTTGAACTCGAAAAATTTGTCACGGTGGACATGTATCCTATCTTTGAACCGCTTACCCACCACTTGGATGATTTGATTCGTGTTCAACTGAAGGTTGCCAAAGAAGAATACCATAAATCAGAAGCACAATTTAAAAGTTCGTTAGCCATTGTCACAGCAGTTGTAGCCATTGCTTTTGTTTTGGTTTTTGTCATAGCTATATTTTTCTCAGATTCTATTGCCGCTCCAATGAAAAAAATTGTAGAAGTAGCGCAAATGGTTTCCATTGGAGACTTAGATGTAAACTTAGAGACAAAACATAAAACCCATTCCAATACAAAACATTTAGAAGGAAATGAAATCCAACAGCTTTCACAAGCTTTTATGGAACTTGTTTCATTTATCAAGGAACGGGCCGAACATTTAGAACGAATTGCCAATTCAGATCTCAGTGCAGATGTGACACTCAAATCAGAACGAGACCAATTGGGCCTAAGTCTACGTCGTATGCTTGTCAACTTATCCGATGTAGTCGAAAAATTATATTTTACCTCCCAAGAGGTGGATTTGGGAGCCCAACAATTAGCGGATGCAAGTACCTCACTTTCGGAAGCAGCAAGCGAACAAGCAAGCGCAGTGGAAGAAATTTCAGCAACACTCACGGAAATTGGGAACAGTTTCCTTGCCAATGCAGAAAATGCAGAAAGAATGACAGAATTTTCTGAATCGACTGCAAAACAAGCGTTAGAAGGAAATTCTAAAATGAAAGACCTAGTTTCAGCTATGGGAGAGATTAGTAATTCTTTTGATCAAATTTCTAAAATCAATAAAGTCATCAATGACATTGCTTTCCAAACCAATATCCTAGCGCTCAATGCAGCAGTCGAAGCAGCAAGAGCAGGACAACATGGAAAAGGATTTGCTGTAGTTGCAGAAGAAGTCAGAAATTTGGCCCAAAAAAGTGCAAGTGCAGCTGACGAAACCACCTTACTCATTGAATCATCAATGAAAAAAGTCAAACTCGGGAATGATGCCACTGAAAAAACTGCAGAAGTTCTTGGTAAAATCTCCGACAGCGCAGAAAATGTAAGTAATCTTACAAAAGACTTAGCATTGTCCATCCATGAACAAAAATCGGCAGTTCTGCAAATTACCCAAGGGATCGACCAAGTAACAACCGTAACTTCAACAACTGCTGCCTCCGCAGAAGAAGTAGCTGCTTCTAGTGAAACCCTAAAACGCCAAGTGGAAATCATGCGTTCTGTTATTATGAGTTTCAAATTGAAAGAGGAAGGATCTAAGTCAACAGCTCTCACTCGGGTTGAAAGGCCAAGAATCATATTGTAG
- a CDS encoding protein-glutamate methylesterase/protein-glutamine glutaminase, giving the protein MKKHTVIVVDDQKSVRSMIKRWIESDPNWEVIGEANNPYEARDLIVDKQPEVMTLDVHMPGMDGIVFLKKLLPQYPMPVIMFSSSTTEGASITLEALEAGAFDYVTKPIGTPESLSETKEDLLSKLHASLNYNLTKEHLTKKAESSFLQKNNAKTTFKRKFIFIGSSTGGTTALRKLLEEIDETFPPILIAQHMPENFTALFAQRLNTDLKIQVKEAIDKEILQMGHVYIAPGNYHLGIQKIGSEYYTKIFQTDKKNGHRPSVDVLFESASELGIADNSIGIILTGMGNDGASGLLTLKNQGCLTIGQNKETCVVYGMPKVAYELGAVSYQVSLHSIVDKIKEIASL; this is encoded by the coding sequence ATGAAAAAACATACTGTTATAGTTGTGGATGACCAAAAGTCTGTGCGGAGTATGATCAAACGTTGGATTGAATCTGATCCAAACTGGGAAGTCATCGGTGAAGCAAACAATCCCTACGAGGCAAGGGATCTAATTGTAGATAAACAACCTGAGGTAATGACCTTGGATGTTCATATGCCGGGAATGGACGGAATTGTTTTTCTGAAAAAACTCCTCCCCCAATACCCAATGCCAGTCATTATGTTTAGTTCATCTACCACAGAAGGTGCAAGTATTACATTAGAAGCACTCGAAGCGGGAGCTTTTGATTACGTGACCAAACCCATTGGCACTCCGGAAAGCCTTTCGGAAACCAAAGAAGATTTACTTTCAAAACTTCACGCCAGTCTAAATTACAATCTCACAAAAGAACATCTAACGAAAAAAGCGGAATCGTCTTTTCTCCAAAAAAACAATGCGAAAACTACGTTTAAACGGAAATTTATTTTCATTGGATCTTCAACTGGAGGAACCACCGCATTACGAAAGTTATTAGAAGAAATTGACGAAACTTTTCCACCCATCCTCATTGCCCAACACATGCCGGAAAACTTTACTGCACTGTTTGCACAACGACTCAATACTGATTTAAAAATTCAGGTAAAAGAAGCAATCGACAAAGAAATTTTACAAATGGGTCACGTATACATTGCTCCGGGAAATTACCATCTTGGAATTCAAAAAATTGGTTCAGAGTATTACACCAAAATTTTTCAAACTGATAAAAAAAATGGGCATAGACCTTCCGTAGATGTTTTGTTTGAATCTGCTTCAGAACTTGGAATCGCAGACAATAGCATCGGAATTATTTTAACTGGGATGGGTAATGATGGTGCCTCGGGTCTTTTAACCTTAAAAAACCAAGGATGCCTCACCATTGGCCAGAACAAAGAAACCTGTGTTGTATATGGAATGCCAAAAGTTGCTTATGAACTAGGAGCTGTTTCCTATCAGGTTTCCTTACATTCAATAGTAGATAAAATTAAGGAAATTGCTTCATTATGA
- a CDS encoding response regulator: protein MARILTVDDAPAVLKILNLVLTTEGHEVTSATNGTDALQKIESSSFDIGIFDVNMPGMTGIELTEKALKTDNGKSMKIVMLTTESSEEMKNKGKAAGAVGWLVKPFANESLIKLISQLT, encoded by the coding sequence ATGGCAAGAATACTAACAGTAGATGATGCACCAGCAGTTCTAAAAATATTGAACTTGGTTTTAACAACAGAAGGACATGAAGTCACTTCAGCAACTAATGGAACAGATGCACTTCAAAAAATTGAATCATCTAGTTTTGATATAGGAATATTTGACGTAAATATGCCTGGTATGACTGGAATCGAATTAACGGAAAAGGCTCTCAAAACAGACAATGGTAAATCCATGAAAATTGTTATGCTCACAACTGAGTCTAGCGAAGAAATGAAAAACAAAGGAAAGGCCGCAGGTGCAGTGGGTTGGCTTGTCAAACCCTTCGCAAATGAATCTTTGATCAAACTTATTTCCCAACTAACATAA
- a CDS encoding ATP-binding protein encodes MMPFEVNVIFAITIISVVFNTSLAFIIYFLSKHSKSEVKLVYTAIFLAVLVFRNLALYLFGEGSERIFFFFSESCAIFGSYLLIAAIAPIATKKVKLTYLYSISIFVYVFFVTLLLTEIGFFWIALPSALFNAGALVLFGVIVYKLNTYPQTFRVFFLIICLIIALQRLTFPYLFGIEWYRPIGYIINTLFMFLFGVGCILFNFNIQTKKLNLSLEELEHLQKTIKDVNVRLLIMYNQLPAIIYNIEFLPQPRTSYISPKMEEITGYGLNFFYDNPDFFKDIVIPEDQHKIGELYAGHSPIILRMIHANGSLIWTEHYVNVSFDILGIEKRIDVVALDITKSKKTEISLLQEKSLNNTVFDNAANIILLTDANGMIESINSAAETILGIRKADALGKYIQDVILLPEDREYLKDVLDDVNEIQNIAESLILRCVTSTNQILFLEWRLGIIRDNRSEPSKIIWIGIDQTSKRAAEIELKELNKSLEEKVKARTKELQSSNFELNSALYALREAQQKLIQNEKMVSLGQLVSGLAHEINNPIGMIKSSVETLISEWEEERIQEKTIKINELIELILDTDSSGLRIITGLSNRQARISLIESLKQHELPFAEELAELFVDSGIRNLSHSIISKIKFIIRNKEDFQILRRLLLVKQSSEHILYSVKRLSKITYTLKNFAGLQSNLELSDYSLTDTIHSAISLYKEYFLRDINLVLNLEYSGNVRCIQGDLVQLWSQIIWNSIQAVASKGTIQIRSFKKSETIVVEIEDSGVGITQENQMKVFMPFFSTKITGDGLGLGLYLVKEIANRHNANVEFESIPGRTVFKVSFPLTT; translated from the coding sequence ATGATGCCATTTGAAGTAAATGTAATCTTTGCAATTACTATTATATCCGTAGTATTCAATACTTCTTTAGCATTTATAATATATTTTCTGTCGAAACATTCGAAATCAGAAGTTAAATTAGTTTATACAGCCATTTTTTTAGCTGTTCTTGTTTTTAGAAACCTTGCCCTTTATCTCTTCGGTGAAGGAAGCGAAAGGATCTTTTTTTTCTTTTCGGAAAGCTGTGCCATTTTTGGTTCTTATCTTCTAATAGCGGCAATAGCACCGATTGCCACCAAAAAAGTCAAACTAACGTATTTATATTCCATTTCGATATTTGTTTATGTATTTTTTGTAACTCTCCTTTTAACAGAGATCGGTTTTTTTTGGATCGCTCTCCCATCTGCTCTATTTAATGCAGGAGCCTTAGTATTATTTGGAGTTATTGTTTATAAATTAAACACATATCCACAAACTTTCCGAGTTTTTTTCCTAATTATTTGTTTGATCATTGCACTTCAGAGACTCACCTTCCCTTATCTTTTTGGGATAGAATGGTATAGACCTATCGGTTACATTATCAATACACTATTCATGTTTTTATTTGGAGTTGGATGTATTCTTTTTAATTTCAACATTCAAACAAAAAAATTAAATTTATCATTAGAAGAATTAGAACATTTGCAAAAAACAATCAAAGATGTAAATGTTCGCCTTCTCATCATGTATAACCAACTTCCGGCCATCATCTACAATATCGAATTTTTGCCCCAACCAAGAACATCTTACATTAGTCCCAAAATGGAAGAAATTACAGGTTATGGTTTGAATTTCTTTTATGATAATCCTGATTTTTTTAAAGATATCGTTATACCTGAAGACCAACACAAAATTGGAGAACTGTATGCGGGTCATTCACCAATCATTCTTAGAATGATTCACGCAAACGGTTCGTTAATTTGGACAGAACATTATGTAAATGTTTCCTTTGACATTCTTGGAATCGAAAAACGAATCGATGTAGTGGCACTTGACATTACTAAGTCAAAGAAAACGGAAATTTCTTTGTTACAGGAAAAAAGCCTAAACAACACAGTTTTTGATAACGCCGCCAATATTATTTTATTAACGGATGCCAATGGTATGATTGAAAGTATCAATTCGGCGGCAGAAACAATTTTAGGAATTCGAAAAGCAGATGCCTTAGGAAAGTATATTCAGGATGTGATTTTATTACCAGAAGACAGAGAATATCTAAAAGATGTATTGGATGATGTAAATGAAATTCAAAACATAGCAGAGAGTTTAATTTTACGTTGTGTAACTTCGACAAACCAAATCCTTTTTTTAGAATGGAGGCTTGGGATCATTCGTGACAATCGTAGCGAACCTTCCAAAATCATTTGGATCGGAATTGATCAAACCTCAAAACGTGCAGCAGAAATTGAACTTAAAGAACTAAATAAATCTTTGGAAGAAAAAGTAAAAGCCAGAACCAAAGAATTACAATCTAGCAACTTTGAATTAAACTCTGCACTTTATGCGCTGAGGGAAGCACAACAAAAATTGATTCAGAACGAGAAGATGGTTTCTCTTGGGCAATTAGTTTCTGGACTTGCACATGAAATCAACAACCCAATTGGGATGATCAAATCATCTGTGGAAACATTGATTTCTGAATGGGAAGAAGAAAGAATCCAAGAAAAAACAATAAAAATCAATGAACTCATTGAATTGATTCTTGATACAGATTCAAGTGGACTCCGAATTATCACAGGATTGTCAAATAGACAAGCTCGCATATCACTTATAGAAAGTTTAAAACAACATGAACTCCCGTTTGCTGAAGAACTAGCAGAACTTTTTGTAGATTCAGGGATACGTAATTTATCACACTCGATCATTTCTAAAATTAAATTTATCATACGTAACAAAGAGGACTTCCAAATTTTACGAAGGCTTTTACTCGTGAAACAATCTTCAGAACATATTTTATATTCAGTAAAACGACTTTCAAAAATTACTTATACACTTAAAAACTTTGCAGGACTACAATCAAACTTAGAACTTTCCGATTATTCTTTAACCGATACAATTCATTCTGCAATTTCTCTTTATAAGGAATATTTTTTAAGAGACATCAATCTTGTTCTCAATTTGGAATATAGTGGAAATGTTCGCTGTATCCAAGGAGATTTAGTTCAACTTTGGAGCCAAATCATTTGGAATTCTATTCAAGCAGTTGCATCAAAAGGTACGATTCAGATTCGAAGTTTTAAAAAATCAGAAACAATCGTTGTCGAAATAGAAGATTCAGGCGTTGGCATCACACAAGAAAACCAGATGAAAGTATTTATGCCATTTTTTTCAACCAAGATCACCGGAGATGGACTCGGGCTTGGCCTTTATTTAGTGAAAGAAATTGCAAATAGGCACAATGCAAATGTAGAATTTGAGTCGATCCCTGGCAGAACTGTTTTTAAAGTTAGTTTTCCGTTAACTACTTAA
- a CDS encoding chemotaxis protein CheA codes for MERDDVLEYLLEARETLENIEKNLLQFEKSTLDGSLVNRDLLDTLFRHFHTIKGSSGFFGLSAIVKMAHSAENLLDYLRNNPEAQDEDTLELLITALDHLNELVEHEESSPSGGDFFKIEQTDFLNKLNEKNDLIRVKQSELSEDLIAKENVPEFGLFQETKIEENPNEGFGLFIDNPKSKVSEEFGLFIDELSKEQSKKEFGLFQKTESSPTKETVQKSEENLKTEKKTIIKKDIRIDTDKLDSLLDIVGEIVITEPMVTDHPDITKLKLENFQKTALQLKKLIRNLQEITLSLRMVPIAGIFSRMERLVRDTAKKTGKQVLLSISGEDTEIDKSIIEEMYDPLVHIIRNAIDHGLETPQERKESGKQPQGTIQLTANQSGKEVWIEVRDDGKGLSREKILNKAVSLGLIHQSETENLEDKDVWEFLFHPGFSTAKVVTDLSGRGVGLDVVRKNVTTLKGFVDVFSNYGHGTTFLIRVPLTLAIIEGLVVRKSDTYFILPSIDVKESMYLSNEPINELYKNNHSIQYRTNQISLVDINLLFGKDSDLNNQRSIKEKYVIVTESHEKQMGIVFDEILGNQSIVIKPISPIFKNINGLAGCTILGNGHAGLILDVRKLISQHLSSSVTI; via the coding sequence ATGGAAAGAGACGATGTATTAGAATACCTATTAGAAGCACGAGAAACACTTGAAAACATCGAAAAGAATCTACTTCAATTCGAAAAATCAACGTTAGATGGTAGCCTCGTAAATAGAGATCTACTTGATACTTTATTTCGCCATTTCCATACAATTAAAGGAAGTTCCGGTTTTTTTGGATTATCCGCCATTGTGAAAATGGCACATTCCGCAGAAAATCTTTTAGATTATTTACGAAACAATCCGGAAGCACAAGATGAAGACACTCTCGAATTACTCATCACAGCTCTTGACCACTTAAATGAATTAGTAGAACACGAAGAATCATCTCCATCCGGTGGTGATTTTTTTAAAATTGAACAAACTGATTTTTTAAACAAACTAAACGAAAAAAATGATCTGATAAGAGTCAAACAATCCGAATTGTCCGAAGATTTAATTGCCAAAGAAAATGTTCCAGAGTTTGGATTGTTTCAGGAAACTAAAATAGAAGAAAACCCAAATGAAGGGTTCGGTTTATTTATTGATAATCCAAAATCGAAAGTCAGTGAAGAGTTTGGTCTTTTTATCGACGAACTTTCCAAGGAACAATCAAAAAAAGAATTTGGCTTGTTTCAAAAAACTGAAAGTTCTCCTACAAAAGAAACAGTTCAAAAATCAGAAGAAAATCTAAAAACCGAAAAGAAAACAATAATTAAAAAGGATATTCGGATTGATACAGATAAGTTGGATTCACTTCTCGATATCGTTGGTGAGATTGTCATCACAGAACCAATGGTAACGGATCACCCAGATATCACAAAACTCAAACTTGAAAACTTTCAAAAGACAGCCTTACAATTAAAAAAATTAATTCGAAACCTCCAAGAGATTACACTAAGTTTACGTATGGTTCCCATTGCAGGAATTTTTTCTCGTATGGAACGATTGGTGAGAGACACGGCAAAAAAAACTGGGAAACAAGTTTTACTGAGTATCTCTGGAGAAGATACAGAAATTGATAAATCCATCATTGAAGAAATGTATGACCCTCTCGTTCATATCATACGAAATGCGATTGATCATGGATTAGAAACACCTCAAGAAAGAAAAGAATCTGGCAAACAACCGCAAGGAACAATTCAACTCACAGCAAACCAATCGGGCAAAGAAGTTTGGATCGAAGTTCGTGACGATGGCAAAGGTCTCAGTCGAGAAAAAATATTGAATAAAGCAGTATCACTTGGACTCATCCACCAATCGGAAACTGAAAACTTGGAAGACAAAGATGTTTGGGAATTTTTATTCCATCCTGGGTTTTCTACTGCAAAGGTGGTAACCGATCTTTCTGGCAGAGGTGTTGGTCTAGATGTTGTTCGAAAAAATGTAACGACTCTCAAAGGATTTGTGGATGTATTTTCCAATTATGGACATGGAACAACTTTTCTCATACGAGTTCCATTGACACTTGCCATCATCGAAGGTCTTGTTGTTCGAAAATCAGATACTTATTTCATCTTACCTTCCATTGATGTAAAAGAATCAATGTATCTTTCCAATGAACCAATCAATGAACTATATAAAAATAATCATAGCATTCAATACAGAACCAATCAAATTTCATTAGTAGATATAAACTTATTATTTGGAAAAGATTCCGATTTAAATAACCAAAGATCCATTAAAGAAAAATATGTAATCGTTACCGAATCTCATGAAAAACAAATGGGAATTGTATTTGATGAAATCCTAGGGAACCAGTCGATTGTGATCAAACCCATATCACCAATTTTTAAAAACATCAATGGCCTAGCAGGTTGCACCATACTTGGTAACGGTCACGCAGGTTTAATCCTAGATGTAAGAAAACTAATTAGCCAACATTTATCATCATCGGTTACTATATGA
- a CDS encoding chemotaxis protein CheW: MNQQLKSWDMSADEDTMKDLYLCFSLEDRDYAFEVRYLTEILALPAITTIPGTAPFLKGVINIRGKIIPVMDVRLRFDMNFQPYHERTCVLLVELDGLPLGLIVDTVNDVLRIPVENIDLAPKIGESKSSRFIYATGRVGDSVKILINLQRLLTQEETVLIKDIPGN, from the coding sequence ATGAATCAACAATTAAAATCGTGGGATATGAGCGCAGACGAAGATACCATGAAAGATTTATATCTTTGTTTTAGTTTGGAAGATCGGGATTATGCATTTGAGGTTCGTTACCTTACAGAGATTTTGGCTCTTCCAGCCATCACCACTATTCCCGGTACGGCTCCTTTTTTAAAAGGTGTGATCAATATAAGAGGAAAAATCATTCCTGTTATGGATGTTCGCCTGCGTTTTGATATGAACTTCCAACCTTACCATGAAAGAACTTGTGTTCTTCTAGTAGAATTAGATGGTTTGCCACTAGGTCTGATAGTTGATACAGTAAACGATGTTTTGCGGATCCCGGTAGAAAACATAGACTTAGCGCCAAAGATCGGAGAATCAAAATCTTCTCGTTTTATCTATGCTACGGGAAGAGTTGGAGATTCCGTTAAAATTCTTATCAATCTACAAAGGTTACTCACACAAGAAGAAACCGTTTTAATTAAGGACATTCCGGGAAATTAA
- a CDS encoding sensor histidine kinase gives MIPHSLLLESENTKQISDLLKEINYTFERVVQFEEIAKTLEGGKFHFLIFHIADVTNEEKQNKLREITKNFPQVLILLITDKTKWDITASLLKQHMVYDFIQTPIETNHFQFTLDRSLQYLLTKLKSQFVLEAENHLYKRMVEIFDWKKSLSHKENENIASDIIHQMNINLFQGSGIGTLMSVVSILIAKSKLDDEGKNYSIPKPIMDLLSENYDAAKSMFDSMSISQSVIDDESIIETQESPIKLLPIIDYELETLNEALSIKSQKINLSQIPSSVIGKKIRFDATKLSYVIREILLNAIKYSKEKDMIYLIFFHKENFLELKVINPAYQNQDGTNGIPEKFESFVFEPFFRISSVVDDSYAKFEQFRFGLGLPLVKKILDLHKSNVQIYNIENNFRNENSKDICLTIRFPLSEEEK, from the coding sequence ATGATTCCTCATAGTTTATTATTAGAAAGTGAAAACACTAAACAAATCTCCGATCTATTAAAAGAAATTAATTATACATTTGAAAGAGTAGTTCAATTCGAAGAAATTGCGAAAACTTTAGAAGGAGGAAAATTCCATTTTTTAATTTTCCATATCGCAGATGTAACGAATGAAGAAAAACAGAATAAACTGAGGGAAATCACAAAAAATTTTCCACAAGTACTCATTCTCTTAATAACAGACAAAACCAAATGGGACATCACGGCATCTTTATTAAAGCAACATATGGTATATGATTTCATCCAAACACCGATAGAAACTAACCATTTTCAATTTACTTTAGACAGATCACTACAATACCTTTTAACTAAACTAAAATCACAATTCGTTTTAGAAGCAGAAAATCACCTCTACAAACGTATGGTTGAAATTTTTGATTGGAAAAAATCCCTCTCACATAAAGAAAACGAAAACATTGCCTCAGACATAATCCACCAAATGAATATTAACTTATTTCAGGGAAGTGGGATTGGAACACTAATGAGTGTTGTCAGCATTCTCATTGCCAAAAGTAAACTAGATGATGAAGGAAAAAACTATTCCATTCCAAAACCAATAATGGATTTATTATCAGAAAATTATGACGCAGCAAAAAGTATGTTTGATAGTATGTCTATTTCGCAATCAGTTATAGACGATGAATCCATAATTGAGACCCAAGAATCTCCAATTAAACTTCTTCCCATTATCGATTATGAATTAGAAACCCTAAATGAAGCGCTTTCAATCAAATCCCAGAAAATAAATTTAAGCCAAATCCCATCTTCGGTGATCGGAAAAAAAATCCGTTTCGATGCCACTAAACTTTCTTATGTTATTCGTGAAATCCTTTTAAATGCGATCAAATATTCAAAGGAAAAGGATATGATATATCTTATATTTTTTCACAAAGAAAATTTTTTAGAATTAAAAGTAATTAACCCAGCATATCAGAATCAGGATGGGACCAATGGAATCCCAGAAAAATTTGAAAGTTTTGTATTCGAACCTTTTTTTCGAATTTCCTCGGTTGTAGATGATAGTTATGCGAAATTCGAACAATTTAGATTTGGACTTGGGTTGCCTCTGGTAAAAAAGATTTTGGATCTGCACAAATCCAATGTTCAAATTTATAATATTGAAAATAATTTCCGAAATGAAAATTCAAAAGATATATGTTTAACAATTCGATTCCCATTGTCAGAAGAGGAGAAATAA